The DNA segment TGGTCGGCAAGGCTCAGGGGGAAGGGCGCACGCTCGGGTTCGGCGTCGGGCAGTTCCGGGCGTTGGGATTTTTCGTCGCGGTAGACCACCAGGCTGCCGGCGGCGATGTCGCCCAGGCGTTTGAACGTGGGGTGCATCAGACAGCTGAGGGCGCCCAGGGTGTAGGCGAAGGGCAGCAGATCGATGAAGCGCAGCAGATTGCGCACCAGGGAGGCGGACCAGCCGATGGGGGTGCCATCGTCATGCACCACGCGCAAGCCGATCACCTGCTTACCGGGCGAGCGACCCTGGTTGAGCACCTCGAACAGCACCATGTACCACCAGTTGAGCAGGAACATGAGGATCAGCCCGAGACCGAAGCCGAACTGCCCGAGCAGGGTCAGGGCGAGAAACAGCAGGAGCATGATGGCGCCGCGAATCGCCAGGTCGATGGCATAGGCCAGGGCACGCGGCAACAGGCCGGCCGGACGCAGGATCAGGTCGATGCCTTCGGGTGTTTCCACCTGGTAGCGGGTATCCAGCGGCCGGGCCTGGGCCTGGGCGTCGGCGTGAGGGGAACTGGATCGGGGTACGGACATCGCCTGGGCGCCAAGGGGAAAGCCAGATGCTAGCGAGCGGCCGGTATCCAGGCAACCGGGCAAGACAGTGTCATCCCGCATGCTGTGAAGTGCTTGGGGAAATCGACAGGGCAAGCGAGGCGCAGGCATATGCGCGAAGGGCTGTGGGCGCGGGCATGAGGCAGTCCTTGTCGACGCGATCGTCCAGTGGCGGCGATTCTAGGCCCGCTGCAAATGGCGCAGCAAGCCGGTGGAAGCTGAGGGAGGGCAGGCTGCCCGGTGTTAGACTGCCGGGCTCACGAACAAGGGGGCCGCCGTGACATCCAGCATTTTCTGGCACGACTACGAAACCACCGGCATCAACCCGCGCTGTGACCGGCCGCTGCAGGTGGCCGGTATTCGCACCGACGAGGCGCTCAACGAGATCGGCGAACCGATCAACCTCTATTGCAAGCCCAGCGACGACATTCTTCCCCATCCTGCCGCCTGTCTGGTCACCGGCATCCTGCCCGGAACCCTGGCGGAGAAGGGGTTGGGTGAAGCAGAGTTCATGCACCGGGTGCATGCCGAACTCGCGGCGCCGGGGACCTGTGGCGCCGGGTACAACACCCTGCGCTTCGATGATGAGATCACCCGTTACAGCCTCTACCGCAATTTCTATGACCCCTATGCCCGCGAGTGGCAGGGCGGCAACAGTCGCTGGGACCTGATTGACTTGGTCCGTACCGCGTATGCGCTGCGTCCTGAAGGCATCGAATGGCCACAGCAGGACGGGCGCGTCAGCTTGCGCCTGGAACTGCTCACCGCGGCCAACGGCATCGACCATGGCCAGGCCCACGACGCACTGTCCGACGTACGCGCGACCATTGCCCTGGCGCGCCTGCTGCGGCAGCGCCAGCCGAAGCTGTTCGACTACCTCTACCAACTGCGCAGCAAGCACAAGGTGCAGGAACAGGTGAAACTGCTGCAGCCGCTGGTGCATATTTCCGGGCGCTTTTCCGGCGCGCGTCATTACCTGGCGGTGGTGCTGCCCCTGGTGTGGCACCCGCGCAATCGCAACGCCCTGATCGTGCTGGATCTGCAATCCGATCCGGCGCCGCTGCTGGAACTGGACGCCGAACGCCTGCGCCAGCGTCTGTATACCCGCCGCGATGAACTGGCCGACGGTGAGTTGCCGGTTCCGCTGAAATTGCTGCATATCAACCGTTGCCCGGTGGTGGCTCCGCTTGCGGTGCTGCGCGAACCTGATCGGCTGCGCCTGGGCGTCGATCTGGAACTGTGCCTGCGCCGCGCGACCCTGATCGGCGAGCAGGCCAGGGTCTGGCAGGAAAAGTTGCCGGTTATTTATGCGGAAGAAGCTTTCGCCTCGCAGGAAGATCCGGAGCAGCAGTTGTATGACGGATTCCTGGGCGAGCGTGATCGCCGGCTCTGCGAACAAGTGCGGCGAGCCGATCCGCAGCGCTTGTCCCGCGAGAACTGGCCATTCGACGACCCGCGCTTGCCGGAGTTGTTGTTCCGATACCGCGCTAGAAACTTCCCTGAAACTTTGTCGGAAACGGACCAATCACGCTGGACGGAGTTCTGCAGAAATCGGCTGATGAGCCCGGAATTCGGGGCACCTAATACCTTGGCGAGTTTCTTCCGGGCCCTGGATGAAATTCAGGCCAAGGCTGACCCGAAGGAGGAGGCAGTGTTGCTGGAGTGGCGTCGTTATGCGACGGAACTGGGTAGCCGCTACCAGTTGTGATGGCGGCCCTGGAAACTTTCCGGGGATTTACCGATGCCAATAAAAAACGCCAGCAGATGCTGGCGTTTTTTATTGCCGGAGGCTTAGCCCAGAATGGTGGCCCAGCCTTCAACGGTGTCGGCGCCCCACTTGGCTTTCCACTCTTTCAGAGTCTTGTGGTTGCCACCTTTGGTTTCGATGACTTCGCCGGTGTTCGGGTTCTTGTACTGCTTGACCTTGCGGGCGCGCTTGCTGGTTGCAGCGGCCTTGGCGGCGCGCGGTGCCTTGCTGGAGCGGGCGTCCGGATCGAGCAGGGCAATGATGTCACGCAGGGACTTCTGGTATTCGCCCATCAGCGTGCGCAGTTTGCCTTCGAATTCCAGCTCTTTCTTCAGTTTGTCGTCCTGGGACAGGTTCTTCAGGCGCTCTTGGAGCTCCTTGATGGCTTCTTCCGTTGCCCGGTATTCGTTGATCAGCGACATGTCGGCGTCCCTTGTTGGAATCGTATGGTGACTTGCGATTGCGAAGTGTCAGCAATAATAGACAGCGATTATCTGCAAGTAAATAAGCAGGAAAACTTTTGTACGCATTGTTGGCGCCTTCTATTTCATATTAGTCCCATAGCATCGCAAATGCGTATTTGCATGCTGGCTAGCGCTATAACGCAGCCGCCGGGCGACCCTTAGTTGTGCATCGGGAATTCTTTGCTGACCACTGGCAATCCCTTGCGGGCCAGGAGGTGACTGAAGTTTTTGCGCACATTGGCTAGAATGGCCGCTTTTGCGAAGTCTCTGGAGTGTTCCCCCATGCGCACATTTCGTCTGGTGATTGCCTGTCCGGACGGCGTCGGCATCGTAGCCAAGGTCAGTAACTTCCTGGCTACCTACAACGGCTGGATTACCGAGGCCAGCCATCACTCGGATAATCAGAGCGGCTGGTTCTTCATGCGCCATGAAATCCGTGCTGATTCCCTGCCGTTCGACCTGGACGGTTTCCGTCAGGCGTTCGCGCCTATTGCCCGCGAGTTCTCCATGGACTGGCGTGTGACCGACTCCGAAGTGAAGAAGCGCGTGGTGCTGATGGCCAGCCGCGACTCCCACTGCCTGGCCGACCTGCTGCACCGCTGGCATAGCGGAGAACTCGATTGCGAGATTCCTTGCGTCATCGCCAACCACGACGATCTGCGCAGCATGGTGGAGTGGCACGGTATTCCGTACTTCCATGTGCCAGTGGATCCGAAGAACAAGCAGCCGGCGTTCGACGAGGTTTCCCGCCTGGTGGAAGCGCACAACGCCGATACCGTGGTGCTCGCCCGCTACATGCAGATACTCCCGCCGGAGCTGTGCCAGCGTTACGCGCACCAGGTGATCAACATCCACCACAGCTTCCTGCCGTCCTTCGTCGGCGCCAAGCCTTATCACCAGGCCTCGCTGCGTGGTGTGAAACTCATTGGCGCCACCTGCCACTACGTCACCGAGGAGCTGGATGCCGGCCCCATCATCGAGCAGGATGTGGTGCGGGTGACCCACCGCGACAGCGTCGAGGACATGGTTCGCTTCGGCAAGGACGTGGAGAAGATGGTCCTGTCCCGTGGGCTACGCTATCACCTTGAAGACCGGGTGCTGGTGCACGACAACAAGACCGTCGTGTTCGACTGATGCCGTTGGCGGGCACCTGCGTCGGTTCACCGGCAGAGGAGCCCGCCCATGCTCAAGTCGATCAAGGTGCGCGACTACATGACGCACCATCTGGTGACCTTCCGATCCGATACCGACCTTTTCCTGGCAGCCGACCGTTTGCTCGAGCACCGCATCTCCGGCGCGCCGGTGGTGGACTCCCAGGGCCATCTGATCGGCATGCTCTCCGAG comes from the Pseudomonas sp. TCU-HL1 genome and includes:
- the purU gene encoding formyltetrahydrofolate deformylase, producing MRTFRLVIACPDGVGIVAKVSNFLATYNGWITEASHHSDNQSGWFFMRHEIRADSLPFDLDGFRQAFAPIAREFSMDWRVTDSEVKKRVVLMASRDSHCLADLLHRWHSGELDCEIPCVIANHDDLRSMVEWHGIPYFHVPVDPKNKQPAFDEVSRLVEAHNADTVVLARYMQILPPELCQRYAHQVINIHHSFLPSFVGAKPYHQASLRGVKLIGATCHYVTEELDAGPIIEQDVVRVTHRDSVEDMVRFGKDVEKMVLSRGLRYHLEDRVLVHDNKTVVFD
- the mvaT gene encoding histone-like nucleoid-structuring protein MvaT, with translation MSLINEYRATEEAIKELQERLKNLSQDDKLKKELEFEGKLRTLMGEYQKSLRDIIALLDPDARSSKAPRAAKAAATSKRARKVKQYKNPNTGEVIETKGGNHKTLKEWKAKWGADTVEGWATILG
- the sbcB gene encoding exodeoxyribonuclease I, whose amino-acid sequence is MTSSIFWHDYETTGINPRCDRPLQVAGIRTDEALNEIGEPINLYCKPSDDILPHPAACLVTGILPGTLAEKGLGEAEFMHRVHAELAAPGTCGAGYNTLRFDDEITRYSLYRNFYDPYAREWQGGNSRWDLIDLVRTAYALRPEGIEWPQQDGRVSLRLELLTAANGIDHGQAHDALSDVRATIALARLLRQRQPKLFDYLYQLRSKHKVQEQVKLLQPLVHISGRFSGARHYLAVVLPLVWHPRNRNALIVLDLQSDPAPLLELDAERLRQRLYTRRDELADGELPVPLKLLHINRCPVVAPLAVLREPDRLRLGVDLELCLRRATLIGEQARVWQEKLPVIYAEEAFASQEDPEQQLYDGFLGERDRRLCEQVRRADPQRLSRENWPFDDPRLPELLFRYRARNFPETLSETDQSRWTEFCRNRLMSPEFGAPNTLASFFRALDEIQAKADPKEEAVLLEWRRYATELGSRYQL
- a CDS encoding RDD family protein → MSVPRSSSPHADAQAQARPLDTRYQVETPEGIDLILRPAGLLPRALAYAIDLAIRGAIMLLLFLALTLLGQFGFGLGLILMFLLNWWYMVLFEVLNQGRSPGKQVIGLRVVHDDGTPIGWSASLVRNLLRFIDLLPFAYTLGALSCLMHPTFKRLGDIAAGSLVVYRDEKSQRPELPDAEPERAPFPLSLADQRALLSFAERQSSLSAARRAELAAILAEPLEVPPEQAQARINGIARGLLGSAQT